The window CTGCGGGAAAGGGGCGATCCGGACACGCCGGGACCATTGTGACATGGCGGGTCCGGCTGCGTCTGGATGCCGCGTCAATCGCCGCGGACGACGACCTTTCCGATCGTGTGACCGGAGGCGATGTGCGCCAGTGCCGCGTTCGCCTCCGCCAGTGGCCACACCCGTTCGATGTGCGGCGTGAGCTCCCCGGCGCCGGCCAGGCGCGCCAGTTCCGCGGTGATCTCGGGCTTCGTCGCCACCGTGAGGGGTCGCACCCGCCGCGACCCGACGAGCGACATCGGCAGCGCGCGCAGCACCATCGCGATCGGGCCGATGATTCGTCCGGTGCCGCCGCCGATGAGCACGACGCTCCCGCCGGGGATGAGCAGCCGGCGCAGTGCCCGCAGTGAGTTGTCGCCGGCGGTGACCAGCACGGCATCGAAGGATGCCGCGGCGAGCGTGGCCGGGTCGGTGCGGCGGTGGTCCAGCACGGTCGTGGCCCCCATCTCCCGGACGACCGACAGCGAGCGCTCCCCGGCGATGGCGGTGACGTCGGCGCCGCGGCGGGCCGCCAGCTGCACCGCGAAGTGACCGACCCCTCCCCCGGCGCCCACCACCAGCACGCGGGCGCCGCGAGCCCTGTCGCCGGTGATGCCTGCGCGCGCCAGCGCCTGCCACGCCGTGCCACCGGCCAGCGGCAGCGCGGCAGCGACGACGGGGTCCAGCCCGTCGGGCCGGCGGACGAGGCGCGCCGCCGCCACCACGACGAAGGCGGCGAGCCCGCCGCCGGTGCCCTCGCCGAGTACGGCGTCGCCCACCCGCAGCGTCGTGACGTCGCGGCCGACGGCGACGACGATGCCGGCGATGTCGCGCCCCTGCACCGTGGTGCGGGGGCGGCGCAGCCCGAACGCGAGGCGCAGCGCGAGGGGGTTGCCCTGCATGATGCGAGCGTCGGCGGAGTTGAGCGCCGTCGCCTGCACGCGCACGAGCACGTCGCCCGGACCCGGCGACGGCACCGGCACCTGCTCGGGGGCGACGACCTCGGCGCCGCCGTAGCGGTGCTGCGTCCAGGCGGTCATGGTGGTGGGGACTGCGGCATCCGCGTTCATGATGCCTCCTCTTCGGGGTACTGGAACACGTCGTCGAGACTGCGGCCGAAGACGTGCGCGATCTGGAATGCCAGCTCGAGCGTGGGCGAATACTTGCCCTGTTCGATGGCGATGAGCGTCTGGCGCGTGACGCCGACGCGGCGGGCGAGCTCGGCCTGGGTCAGCCCTGCCGCCTCGCGCAGCGTGCGGATGTCGTTGGTGACCTTGGTGGGCTTGACCATCAGGCCAGACCCCGTCGGTAGGCGATGACCTGGGCGATGCCGCCGATGAAAGCCGACAGCGCGAACCCGAAGAACATGGTGTTCGCGATCCAGAACCAGGACGCCTCGAGGGCGCACAGCGTGATCACGCCGAGACCGGCGATGACCATGAAGGCCTGGCCGACACGGGAGCCGAGGCGGGCGATGTCGCGGTCGCGTAGATCCGATGCGCCCACCCCGTCGGGGTCACGCACGCCAGCGACCATGCCCCACACGATGCTCACGACGATCGAGCCGACGATGCTGCCGACGATCGTCCAGAGCATGACGGGCCACCACTGCACCTCGGCGAGGGGGCCGCCTGCGGCGGCCTGCAGGATCACGATGACGTACACCGTCACCGCCACGACCGTGGCGATGAGCTGCGACCACGTGTTGCGCTCTTGATAGACCATGGGACCCCCTCGAAGGTGTCAAGAATCTTTGACACCTCGAGTATCGACCCGGATGGCATCCGTGTCAAGAATCTTTTACATCGAGTCGGCGCTAGATCACGTCGTCGAACGTCGGGTCCGGGTTGCCGAACCGGTGCGCGGTGATCGTGATCGACTGCTCCCGCAGGAACGGCAGCAGTTCGAGCCGGCCGGCGGTGGTCACCTCGTTGTCGTAGATCGCCAGGTCCGGGTCGCCGCCCAGGGCCTCGGCCAGTGCGCGGCGCAGCGCCGCGACGGACTCCCGCGGTCCCACCAGCCGGGCGCGGGAGGGGCGCCGGGCGGTGAGGTCCAGTCCGAGGTCGGCGGATGCCACGCCGTCGCCGGTGCCCACGATGCGTTCGAGCCATTGCTGGTCGGTCTCCACGTGCACCGACGCCCGCAGGTCACCCA is drawn from Microbacterium sp. zg-B96 and contains these coding sequences:
- a CDS encoding NAD(P)-dependent alcohol dehydrogenase; the protein is MNADAAVPTTMTAWTQHRYGGAEVVAPEQVPVPSPGPGDVLVRVQATALNSADARIMQGNPLALRLAFGLRRPRTTVQGRDIAGIVVAVGRDVTTLRVGDAVLGEGTGGGLAAFVVVAAARLVRRPDGLDPVVAAALPLAGGTAWQALARAGITGDRARGARVLVVGAGGGVGHFAVQLAARRGADVTAIAGERSLSVVREMGATTVLDHRRTDPATLAAASFDAVLVTAGDNSLRALRRLLIPGGSVVLIGGGTGRIIGPIAMVLRALPMSLVGSRRVRPLTVATKPEITAELARLAGAGELTPHIERVWPLAEANAALAHIASGHTIGKVVVRGD
- a CDS encoding helix-turn-helix transcriptional regulator — encoded protein: MVKPTKVTNDIRTLREAAGLTQAELARRVGVTRQTLIAIEQGKYSPTLELAFQIAHVFGRSLDDVFQYPEEEAS